The window CGTAACGCCTGTTTCTTTTTTTATAATCTTCTATTGCTTCATATAAATTTTCTACAGTCCAATCGGGCCACAAGGTATCCGTAAAATATAGTTCCGCATAAGCACTTTGCCAAAGCAAAAAATTACTTAAACGTTTTTCTCCACCTGTCCTGATAAGCAAATCAACGGGAGGAATTTTCCCCGTGTCCAATTTTAAAGAAAACGATTCTTCATTTATTGAAGCGAGCTCATCGGAATTCAGTTTCTTTATAGCTCGTAAGATTTCATCATGTGCTCCGTAATTTATACCGAGCACAATTGCAGTTCCCGTATAAGCGGAAGTTTTATCCCTTACCGAATTAATTTCATCTTGAATGTCTTGAGGTAATCCGCTT of the Treponema denticola ATCC 35405 genome contains:
- the uppS gene encoding polyprenyl diphosphate synthase → MSDELKHIAIVMDGNGRWAKKRGLPRSMGHKEGLNTVKRITKAVSDLGIPYITLYIFSTENWKRTEAEVGFLMGLIKQHLKAELKFYADNNIRIEHIGNLSGLPQDIQDEINSVRDKTSAYTGTAIVLGINYGAHDEILRAIKKLNSDELASINEESFSLKLDTGKIPPVDLLIRTGGEKRLSNFLLWQSAYAELYFTDTLWPDWTVENLYEAIEDYKKRNRRYGNA